One window from the genome of Oryza glaberrima chromosome 3, OglaRS2, whole genome shotgun sequence encodes:
- the LOC127768605 gene encoding uncharacterized protein LOC127768605: MGLPLEQWCGGEAAGVVAAGKESAASSAAAAAGCRTPGGGGAREGGRGAAVAGECPGAPRKRRAAPGPVSQMQEQHSQRRDFYSGPDVDAFFAAHNL; encoded by the coding sequence ATGGGTTTGCCGCTAGAGCagtggtgcggcggcgaggcggcgggtgTCGTCGCTGCCGGGAAGgagtcggcggcgtcgtcggccgcggccgccgccgggtgcaggacgccgggcggcggcggggcgcgggaGGGGGGAcgaggcgcggcggtggcgggagagtGCCCCGGGGcgccgaggaagaggagggcggcgccgggccCCGTGTCGCAGATGCAGGAGCAGCACAGCCAGCGCAGGGACTTCTACTCCGGCCCCGACGTCGACGCCTTCTTCGCCGCCCACAACCTCTAG